AGGGTGCCTCCCTTTATGGTTATAGGGTCAGGGGGTGGGAGTAGTGAGGATGAAGCTGCCAATATTTTGCCTCCGTTTCCTGCTCCATGGGTTGTCAAGCCTTCAAGGGAGGGTTCGAGTGTTGGGGTTAGTGTCATAAATTCACGTGAGGAACTGAAAAAGGCTATAGAAGGGGCCCTTGCTTATGGCAGCAGGGTCATTGTGGAGAGTTTTATTGAGGGCCGGGAGGTTCACGTAGGGGTTCTTGGAGAGAGCGTGCTTGGCGGGGTTGAGGTAAGGCCCGGCAGGAGGTTTTATGATTATCACTCCAAGTATACGCCGGGAATGACTGAATATATACTCCCGCCGGAGATAGACGAGGAGACAATGGAAAGGGTAAGGGATGTTTCATTCAGGGCGCATGAGGTCCTGGGGTGCAGGGGTGCTACAAGGGTTGACCTGATAGTGGATGGATCGGGTTCACCCTGTCTGCTTGAAGTCAACACCATACCGGGAATGACGGAGACATCGCTCCTGCCGAAGATAGCAGCACTTGCCGGGTATGATTTCCCCTCACTCATAGAGGCGATCATCCTGGATGCCCTGAACAGAAGAGGAGAGAAATGAGCCGGGGACTTAAGAAAAAGAGTAACAGGATAAAAAAGGAGAGGAAACTTTTTGCAAGGATTTTTTTACATCCCCTCTTTTTAAAGTCCGTTTTCTTTATTGCCCTGACAGGGGTTATTGGTCTGTCAGGGGTTTATCTGTATGGAAAGACAGCAGACATCATGCGGATTAACCGGATAGAAGTAACGGGGAACAAACACCTCTCTGACAAGGAGATCATCTCCCTGATGAAACTCGGACAGGGGGAGAGTATGCTGAGGATAAGCAGCAGGGAACTTAGTGAGCGGGTGCTTGAATCGCCCTGGATCAGGGACGTGGTTATCAGGAAGGAGCTTCCCCATACGCTGATAGTAAAAGTAAAGGAGGCGGAACCCCTTGCCCTGCTGAAGAGAAAAGGGCGCCTGTATATTGTAAGCAGAGGGGGCGAGGTCCTTGAAGAACTGAGTCAGACCATTGCCTTTCTGCCGGTGATAAAAATGGATTCCATAAAGAAATCCCTCCTTAAAGAGGCGCTGAAAGTTGCCGGGATTGTGAGGGAGGATGCTTTTTTTTCTGATGAAGAGATAGAGATTATTGCAAAGACGCCGGAAGAGATGACCTTGAAGATCGGAGACCTGACAATCAAGATCGGCAAGGGAGATTACCGCAGGAAGCTGGCAAGGCTTGTACAGCTGGAGGATGAGATTGTCAGAAGAGGGATACCTGCCGGTTATGTGGACCTCAGGTTTTCCAGGAGGGTTATAGTGAGAGCGGCAAAGGGGAGAGGATAGATGGAGAAGGGACCGATCGTAGCCGGACTTGATGTAGGCACAACAAAGATTTGTGCCATTGTTGGTCAGGCTGTTGAGGGGAAGATGAATATTCTTGCCCTTGGTGCTTCACCTTCAAAAGGGTTGAGAAAGGGTATGGTTGTAAATATTGAGACAACGGTTGAGTCAATCATAAATGCCGTGAAGGATGCGGAGAGGGCTGCAGGAGTTGAGATCAATTCCGTCTGTGTCGGGATAGCAGGCGGTCATATAAAGAGTTTTGAGAGCTATGGGGCTGTTGGTATAAGGAGCAGGGAGGTAACCAGGGGAGATGTTGACAGGGCGCTTGAAGCTGCAAAAGCGGTGTATGTGCCGCTCGACAGGGAAGTGCTCCATGTTATACCCGTAGAGTACGTGGTTGACGGGCAGGACGGGATAATGAACCCTGTGGGTATGTCCGGTGTCAGGCTTGAGGCAAGGGTGCAGATTGTGACCGGCTCTGTCTCGGCAGTACAGAACCTCATAAGGTGCTGCGAGAAGGCGGGGCTGCAGGTCATTGATATAGTCCTTGAACCCCTGGCATCAGCGCTGTCAACACTGACGGATGACGAAAAGAGCCAGGGTGTGGTGCTTGTGGATATCGGGGGCGGGACAACGGATATCGCCTTTTACAGGAATGGTGTCCTCTCCCATACGTCTGTTATTGCAGTGGGCGGAAATCATTTCACAAATGACCTTGCCATAGGTCTGAGGCTTCCTGTCCAGGAGGCTGAGAGGGTCAAGAAGCTCTACGGCATGGCAATGGCAGGGCATGAGGATAAAGCGGAAGGTGTGAGGATAATGGTTGCCGGAAGAGATGAAAAGACCATACCAAGGAGTTATATCACCGAGATAATTCAGCCAAGGTGTGAAGAGGTAATAGATCTTGTGAGGGTTGAACTCAGGAAGGCAGGGGCATATGATGAGGTCTCCTACGGGATTGTCCTGACTGGCGGCGGTTCACAGCTTTCGGGCCTCGACAGGATGGCGGAGGCGATGCTGGGACTGCCGATAAGGGTGGGGATGCCTGTAAATGTAGGGGGCATTAAGAATATTGTCTCTGATCCGATGTACTCCACAGGTGTGGGGCTTTTGATTTACGGTTCAGAGACGGAAGTGCCCCCGATTAATTACGGTGACCTCTTTGGCAATATCCTGAAGAAGATGAAGGGATGGGTGAGGGGGTTTTTGAGAAGGTGATAGTTGAGGATATTATTGATATATTTATTTAATGAAAGGAGGTTTTTATGTTTGAGATCGAAGAGCTGATGGAGCAGACGGCAAAGATCAGGGTAGTCGGGGTAGGGGGGGCTGGTGGAAATGCAGTAAATAACATGATTGCAGCCAACCTCAAAGGCATTGATTTTATCGCAATTAATACAGACCTCCAGGTGCTTGAAACATCACTGGCCCCTCAGAAGATACAGATAGGTGCGGACCTGACAAGGGGGCTTGGTGCAGGTTCAAATCCTGATATCGGACGTCAGGCCGCACTTCATGACTACGATGCAATTGCAGAGAGACTTCAGGGCTCGGACATGGTCTTCATCACTGCCGGAATGGGAGGGGGAACAGGAACCGGCGCCTCTTCCGTGGTTGCCTCTATTGCCAAGGAACTCGGTGCACTTACAGTGGCGGTAATCACAAAGCCTTTCTTTTATGAAGGGAAAAAGAGGCTTATGAATGCAGAAGAGGGGATAAAGGAACTGAGACAGCATGTGGATACAATCATAGTGATTCCAAACGACAGGATATCACTGGTGGTGGAAAAGGGTACGCCCCTGCTAAAGTCCTTTACTGTGGCAAATAATGTCCTGAGGCAGGCTGTTCAGGGTATTTCGGACCTCATTCTGACACCGGGACTGATTAACCTCGACTTTGCAGATGTGAAGACGGTTATAGAGGATTCTGGCAGGGCAGTTATCGGTATTGGATCAGGCAGTGGTGAGGCCGGGGCTGTTGATGCGGCAAAGAAGGCAATATCGAATCCCCTGCTTGAGGACTCGTCGGTGGAGGGTGCAAGAGGTATCCTTGTAAATATTACCGGCGGCATAGAACTCTCTCTGAGTGCAGTCCAGGATGCAACCGGACTGATTCACGATTCTGCACATGAGGATGTAAATATCATCTTTGGTGCGGTAATAGACCCTGACATGACGGACGAGGTCAGGATTACTGTTATTGCCACGGGGTTTGAGCCCAAAAAAGAGAAGGTTGTCCTTGAAGACGTAAAGACGTGGAGGCCAAAACCCTCTCTTCAATTAAAGGCAAAGGCCCAACACACCGGTGCCGAGAGGGTCTTGTCGAAGACGCTGAAAGGTATGTCCTCAGAGCCCCTGCCTACAGAGCTTATGTCTTACGATGATCCATATGATATGCCGCCTTATCTGAGAAAATCCGAGTAACGGGTGTGCTTTACAGGTACGATAAATAGCAGGCAAAGTCTTTCTTACCCACGCAGGGGTCTCTATTCTTCCATCCCCCGGAGGCCCCTGCACCCTTAAAAAACCCTTGAAAACTATTTACTGCAGAGGCGCGGGAGACGAAGAATCAGGGTCTGCTTTTATGTTTGTATTTTTTCCTGTTGAAATCAGCGAAATCTGAGTAATCTGCGGATATAATTCCTGGTTTTCTGCGGTAAAATTTATCAGTACTAATTGTTTTTTCCAGCAAGCCGGATGGCCTCGGAGAGACTGATCTTGCCTGTATACAGTGCCTTGCCCGTAATGGCTCCCCACAATCCCCTGATATCCATAAGCTTCTTTATGTCATCAAGGGAAGAGATTCCACCGGAGGCAATCACAGGGATTTCGAGTACCTCTGTCATGGCCCTTGTTGCTTCAATATCGGGGCCTGTGAGCATTCCGTCCCGTGATATGTCGGTGTAGATTATTCCTGCAGCCCCCAGCTCCTGAACCTTGAGTGCAAATTCCATGGCATCAATTTCCGTTATCTCTTCCCAGCCCTTTACAGCAACATTGCCGTCTCTTGCGTCAATGCCGACAAGTATCCTTCCCGGGTATTTCTCTGAGGCATTTTTCACAAGTTCCGGATTCTCTACAGCAGAGGTGCCGAGGATAACCCGGTCTATACCTATGGAGAGAAGCTCATCTATTCGGTCCATATCCCTGATACCCCCTCCTGCCTCAAGGGGGACATCAACAGCTTTCCTTATATTCTTTATGCTTTCAAGATTTTTCTGAGTGCCTGTAAAGGCGCCGTCAAGATCAACTATATGTATGAGTGTCGCCCCCTCCTCCACCCACCTCTTTGCTACGGCAACAGGGTCTTTTGAGTAAGACGTAACCAGCTCCTTTTTGCCCTGAAGGAGCCTTACACACTCTCCATTCTTGAGGTCTATTGCAGGTATTATTATCATGGCAAATAATATAACATATTTATGATGATTTTTGACTCTGTTTATGCCTTGCCCTGGGCCTCCGGTGCCCTGAAAAGTCGTTTTAGTTTATAATTAACAGAACAGGAGGTGTGTCATGCAATTTTTTATATTAATTGCTATTATTATTGCCATGGCCCTTGTGGTTTTTGCCGTACAGAATGCAACGGCCGTAACACTGACTTTTCTTGCCTGGGAGTTTTCAGGTTCCCTTGCCGTTATACTCGCCTTAACCTTTGCTGCAGGTGTGCTGACAGGAATATTCCTCTCCGCACCGACATGGCTGAGAAAGTCAAAGGAAGGGAGGGTGCAGAAGAGACGGATTCAGGAGCTTGAAAAAGAGCTTTCAAAGTCAACGGAGGAGCAGGGTAAACCCGAAGTTGATTGACAAAAAAAGATGAATTTTTATATTATATATGACTCGGTCACGAAAAAGGCTCTCTTTTGAGTATTTGTGACTGGAATTAACCGGATTTGTATTTTAATTGAATAAATTTTTTCGAAAGGGAAGGTAGAAGAGATGAAGACCTGCTTTGCCAAAAAAGGTGAGTTTGAGAGGAAATGGTATTTAGTCGATGCATCCGACAAGGTACTGGGAAGACTTGCCACAAGGATAGCAACCTATCTCAGGGGCAAACACAAGGCCCAGTTTACTCCGAATGTTGATACAGGTGATTTCATTGTGGTAGTTAACGCAGAGAAGGTGACATTAACGGGAAAGAAACTTGACGATAAGATTTATTATCATCATACAGGTTATCCTGGTGGTATAAAGGCCGAGACTGCAAGAAAGAGACTTCAGCGCAAGCCGGAAGCAGTCATTATGGATGCTGTCTGGGGCATGCTGCCCAAAAACAGGCTCGGAAGGGCAATGCTTAAGAAGCTGAAGGTCTACCGTGGTGCTGAACATCCTCATGAGTCACAGCAGCCGGAGACAATAACTCTGTAAAGGCGTTTATTCAGGTTGTTTTGAAAATACGTAATAACTGATAAACAAGTAACTAACGAACAAGGAGTGGTGGATGGCAGAGATTGTATATCAGGCAACAGGCAGGAGAAAGACCTCGGTTGCAAGGGTTATCTTAAAGCCGGGGACAGGGCAGGTAGTGGTTAACAAGCGGCCTATTGAGAACTATTTCCCGAGGGAGACCCTCCGGATGGTAGTCCGGCAGCCACTTGAGCTTGTAGGGATGTATAACAAGCTTGATGTCCAGGTGACTGTTGATGGTGGTGGCCTTTCAGGTCAGGCCGGAGCTGTAAGGCACGGGATTGCAAGGGCATTGCTTAATGTTGATTCCGACCTGAGGCCGAAGCTCAAGAAAGAAGGATTACTCACCAGGGACCCCAGGATGAGGGAAAGAAAGAAGTACGGCCAGAAGGGTGCCAGGAAGAGATTCCAGTTCTCCAAGAGGTAAAATCCGGTTAGCCGCAGAGAGCACGGAGAACGCAGAGAGAATTTTTTTACTTCTTTTCTCTGCGCACCACTGCGTCCTTTGCGGTTTATCTATGTCCAGGTAAAAAGATGCTTAAAGTGGCTATATGCGGCGGTAGCGGATATGCAGGCAGCGAGTTGCTCCGCCTCCTTTCTCTGCATCGCGAAGTCAGGATAACGGCTGTTACCTCAGAGCGTTCATCCGGCAGGAAAGTCGTGGATTTGTTTCCCCATCTCATGGGCTCGCTTGAGCTTGAGTTTGAGCCTTTAAGGCCGGAGATTCTCCTCAAAAAGGCTGATCTTTTCTTTATGGCCCTTCCCCATGCAGCCTCACAGGAAGCGGTTAATTTCTTCTACTCAAGGAAAAAACATGTTGTTGACCTGTCAGCCGATTTCAGGCTGAAAGATCCGGCAATATACGAAGAATGGTACAGCACCAGACATGAATATCCCTCAGTGCTCAAAAAGGCAGTCTATGGATTGCCGGAAATCTACCGCAGGAATATAAAGAAGACAAGGGTTGTAGCCAACCCCGGCTGTTATCCTACAGGGGCGTTGCTCGGTCTTTATCCTG
The sequence above is drawn from the Nitrospirota bacterium genome and encodes:
- a CDS encoding D-alanine--D-alanine ligase, whose amino-acid sequence is MKELITEKRIGVIAGGISAEREVSLKSGNAVLGALKGRGYDAVFIDATEGICETLREEGIEIAFLALHGGWGEDGSVQGMLEVMGVPYTGSGVLASALAMDKEASKKIFLYHGLRVPPFMVIGSGGGSSEDEAANILPPFPAPWVVKPSREGSSVGVSVINSREELKKAIEGALAYGSRVIVESFIEGREVHVGVLGESVLGGVEVRPGRRFYDYHSKYTPGMTEYILPPEIDEETMERVRDVSFRAHEVLGCRGATRVDLIVDGSGSPCLLEVNTIPGMTETSLLPKIAALAGYDFPSLIEAIILDALNRRGEK
- a CDS encoding FtsQ-type POTRA domain-containing protein, giving the protein MSRGLKKKSNRIKKERKLFARIFLHPLFLKSVFFIALTGVIGLSGVYLYGKTADIMRINRIEVTGNKHLSDKEIISLMKLGQGESMLRISSRELSERVLESPWIRDVVIRKELPHTLIVKVKEAEPLALLKRKGRLYIVSRGGEVLEELSQTIAFLPVIKMDSIKKSLLKEALKVAGIVREDAFFSDEEIEIIAKTPEEMTLKIGDLTIKIGKGDYRRKLARLVQLEDEIVRRGIPAGYVDLRFSRRVIVRAAKGRG
- the ftsA gene encoding cell division protein FtsA — protein: MEKGPIVAGLDVGTTKICAIVGQAVEGKMNILALGASPSKGLRKGMVVNIETTVESIINAVKDAERAAGVEINSVCVGIAGGHIKSFESYGAVGIRSREVTRGDVDRALEAAKAVYVPLDREVLHVIPVEYVVDGQDGIMNPVGMSGVRLEARVQIVTGSVSAVQNLIRCCEKAGLQVIDIVLEPLASALSTLTDDEKSQGVVLVDIGGGTTDIAFYRNGVLSHTSVIAVGGNHFTNDLAIGLRLPVQEAERVKKLYGMAMAGHEDKAEGVRIMVAGRDEKTIPRSYITEIIQPRCEEVIDLVRVELRKAGAYDEVSYGIVLTGGGSQLSGLDRMAEAMLGLPIRVGMPVNVGGIKNIVSDPMYSTGVGLLIYGSETEVPPINYGDLFGNILKKMKGWVRGFLRR
- the ftsZ gene encoding cell division protein FtsZ, which produces MFEIEELMEQTAKIRVVGVGGAGGNAVNNMIAANLKGIDFIAINTDLQVLETSLAPQKIQIGADLTRGLGAGSNPDIGRQAALHDYDAIAERLQGSDMVFITAGMGGGTGTGASSVVASIAKELGALTVAVITKPFFYEGKKRLMNAEEGIKELRQHVDTIIVIPNDRISLVVEKGTPLLKSFTVANNVLRQAVQGISDLILTPGLINLDFADVKTVIEDSGRAVIGIGSGSGEAGAVDAAKKAISNPLLEDSSVEGARGILVNITGGIELSLSAVQDATGLIHDSAHEDVNIIFGAVIDPDMTDEVRITVIATGFEPKKEKVVLEDVKTWRPKPSLQLKAKAQHTGAERVLSKTLKGMSSEPLPTELMSYDDPYDMPPYLRKSE
- the hisA gene encoding 1-(5-phosphoribosyl)-5-[(5-phosphoribosylamino)methylideneamino]imidazole-4-carboxamide isomerase, producing the protein MIIIPAIDLKNGECVRLLQGKKELVTSYSKDPVAVAKRWVEEGATLIHIVDLDGAFTGTQKNLESIKNIRKAVDVPLEAGGGIRDMDRIDELLSIGIDRVILGTSAVENPELVKNASEKYPGRILVGIDARDGNVAVKGWEEITEIDAMEFALKVQELGAAGIIYTDISRDGMLTGPDIEATRAMTEVLEIPVIASGGISSLDDIKKLMDIRGLWGAITGKALYTGKISLSEAIRLAGKNN
- a CDS encoding LapA family protein, with protein sequence MQFFILIAIIIAMALVVFAVQNATAVTLTFLAWEFSGSLAVILALTFAAGVLTGIFLSAPTWLRKSKEGRVQKRRIQELEKELSKSTEEQGKPEVD
- the rplM gene encoding 50S ribosomal protein L13, whose product is MKTCFAKKGEFERKWYLVDASDKVLGRLATRIATYLRGKHKAQFTPNVDTGDFIVVVNAEKVTLTGKKLDDKIYYHHTGYPGGIKAETARKRLQRKPEAVIMDAVWGMLPKNRLGRAMLKKLKVYRGAEHPHESQQPETITL
- the rpsI gene encoding 30S ribosomal protein S9; this translates as MAEIVYQATGRRKTSVARVILKPGTGQVVVNKRPIENYFPRETLRMVVRQPLELVGMYNKLDVQVTVDGGGLSGQAGAVRHGIARALLNVDSDLRPKLKKEGLLTRDPRMRERKKYGQKGARKRFQFSKR